The following are encoded together in the Oncorhynchus gorbuscha isolate QuinsamMale2020 ecotype Even-year linkage group LG03, OgorEven_v1.0, whole genome shotgun sequence genome:
- the LOC124031559 gene encoding TAR DNA-binding protein 43-like — protein sequence MAELYIRVAEEENEEPMEIPSEDDGSVLLSTVAAQFPGACGLRFRSPVSQCMRGVRLVEGILHAPENGWGNLVYVVNYPKDNKRKMDEIDAASAVKMKRGDMKTSDLIVLGLPWKTTEQDLKDYFSTFGEVIMVQVKRDVKTGNSKGFGFVRFTEYETQDKVISQRHMIDGRWCDCKLPNSKQGPDEPMRSRKVFVGRCTEDLSADELRQFFMQYGEVTDVFIPKPFRAFAFVSFADDQVASSLCGEDLIIKGVSVHISNAEPKHGSRQMTERAGRFGNGFGAQGFGSNRTGLGTSASSNMANFGNFSLNPAMMAAAQAALQSSWGMMGMLASQQGQTATSGTTSTGQTNSTRDQSQAYSTGNSNYGTNSASLGWGTGSNATASGSGFSAGFGSSMESKSSGWGM from the exons ATGGCAGAGTTGTACATTCGTGTGGCCGAAGAAGAGAATGAGGAGCCCATGGAGATCCCTTCTGAGGACGATGGCTCTGTGTTGCTTTCTACCGTGGCAGCTCAGTTTCCTGGGGCTTGCGGCCTACGATTCAGGAGTCCTGTTTCACAGTGTATGAGAGGGGTCCGTTTGGTGGAAGGGATTCTTCATGCGCCTGAGAACGGCTGGGGCAATCTGGTCTATGTCGTCAATTATCCCAAAG ACAATAAAAGGAAAATGGACGAGATCGATGCCGCCTCTGCCGTGAAGATGAAGAGAGGTGACATGAAGACATCTGATCTGATTGTACTGGGGTTGCCTTGGAAGACAACTGAACAGGACCTGAAAGATTACTTCAGCACCTTTGGGGAAGTCATCATGGTGCAG GTGAAACGAGATGTGAAGACTGGAAACTCAAAGGGGTTTGGCTTTGTGAGGTTTACTGAGTATGAGACTCAAGACAAAGTGATCTCACAACGCCACATGATTGATGGAAGATGGTGTGACTGCAAACTCCCCAACTCCAAG CAAGGTCCAGATGAGCCCATGAGAAGCAGAAAGGTGTTTGTAGGCCGTTGCACTGAAGACTTGTCCGCTGATGAACTGCGACAGTTCTTCATGCAGTATGGCGAGGTCACTGACGTCTTCATCCCCAAGCCCTTCCGTGCCTTTGCCTTCGTCAGCTTTGCCGATGACCAG GTTGCCAGTTCCCTATGTGGAGAGGACCTGATTATTAAGGGGGTCAGCGTGCACATCTCAAATGCTGAGCCAAAACATGGCAGTAGGCAGATGACGGAGCGAGCAGGGCGGTTTGGGAATGGGTTTGGGGCTCAGGGCTTTGGTAGTAACCGCACAGGGTTAGGGACCAGCGCCAGTAGTAATATGGCTAATTTTGGCAACTTTAGTCTGAACCCTGCCATGATGGCTGCTGCTCAGGCTGCCCTACAGAGCAGTTGGGGAATGATGGGTATGTTGGCTAGTCAGCAAGGGCAAACTGCCACCTCAGGCACCACCTCCACTGGGCAGACTAACTCCACCAGGGATCAGAGCCAGGCCTACAGCACAGGCAACAGTAACTACGGCACCAACTCAGCCAGTCTAGGTTGGGGTACCGGTTCTAACGCAACAGCCAGTGGTAGTGGGTTTAGCGCAGGATTTGGCTCCAGTATGGAGTCCAAGTCTTCCGGGTGGGGTATGTGA